AGATCCACCACCTCCAGTTGCGCCTGCAGTTGCCGGGCCAGCACGCTGATGGCCGCTCCGCCGCTGACGAAGTTCAACAACATCTGCCCGGTGACTTCCTGCGGGTAGGCGGAAACGCCCTCGGCCACCACCCCATGGTCACCGGCGAAGATGGCGATCCATAGCCGCTCGATGCCGGGCTTGAGCCGTCCTTGCAGGCCCGCCAGGCGTACCGCCAGTGGCTCCAGGCGCCCGAGAGAGCCGGCCGGCTTGGTCAGTTGCTGCTGACGCGCCAGGGCCTGCTCGACCATCTGGGTGTCGATTGCCTTGCAGGGTTCCAGCCACCAAGAGTTACTCATAACGCAGTTCCTTTCAAAGTCAGGGGCAGGCCGGCGACCGTCAGCACCACTCGCTGACAACGCTCGGCCAGGGCTTGATGCAGCCAACCGGCTTCATCCACATAGCGGCGAGTCAATTCGCCCAGCGGCACGACACCCATTCCGGTTTCGTTGCTGACAAAAATGATCTCCCCCGGCAAGCTCGCCACGCAATGCAACAAGGCCTCGCGTTCGGCGGCCAGGCGCTCGGGGTCCTCGAGCATCAGCAGGTTGGTCAACCACAGGGTCAGGCAGTCCACCAGCAGGCAGCGCCCTTCGCCGGCAGATTCCTGCAGCACCCGGGCCAGCTCCAGCGGCTCCTCGATCAAGCCCCAATGGGCCGGACGCCGATCGCGATGATGGGCAATGCGTTGATTCATCTCGCCATCCAGAGGCTGGCTGGTGGCGATGTAGGTCACCGCCAGGGCGCTGTCACCGGCGAGCTTTTCAGCGAGGCGGCTCTTGCCGGACCGGGCACCGCCGAGGATCAGTTGCAACATGCTTGGGCACCTCTGATAGGGAAGACGGCCTGGGTTGAGCGCTCAAAGGCCACAGAGCCGACGCAGTGCAGCGGTGTCCAGGTGATGCTCCACCAGGTCTGCCAGACGCTCGATATCGCGTTCACGCAAGGCGTGGTAATCCACCTCCTGCACCGCTTCGAGCCCGGCCCAGCGCAACAGCGCACTGCAGGCCGCAGGGGTTTCGAACAGACCGTGCAGGTAGGTGCCGAGGATCTGCCCGTCGGCGCTGCAGGCGCCATCGCTGCGACCGTCGTCCAGTTGCACGGCGGCCAGCTCCAGGGCCGGCCCGCGAGTGACCCCGGCGTGAATTTCATAACCACTGACCGCGGCATTCTCCAGGCTCAGGCGACCGCTGACGTTACGCAGCTGTTTCTCTTCTTCGAGCACGGTTTCAAATGCCAGCAGGCCCAGGCCGGGGCTGGAGCCCGCAGCGCCTTCGAGCCCGAGCGGGTCATGCACCTGCTCGCCAAGCATTTGCAGGCCACCGCAGATGCCCAGCACTTTGCCGCCGTAGCGCAGGTGGCGGGCAATCGCCCGATCCCAGCCGTTGCTGCGCAGGTAGGCCAGATCGCCCCGTACGCTTTTCGAGCCGGGGAGGATGATCAGATCGGCAGCAGGAATCGCCTGGCCGGGGCCGATGAATTGCAAGTCGACCTGAGGATGCAGGCGCAACGGATCGAAATCCGTGTGATTGCTGATGCGCGGCAGCACCGGCACCACCACCTTGAGCAACTGTTCGACCTTGCCCACCTGGCGTTGGTCGATACCGTCCTCGGCTTCCAGGTGCAGGTCCAGGACATAGGGCAGCACGCCGATCACCGGCTTGCCGGTACGGGCTTGCAGCCAGTCCAGGCCCGGTTGCAGCAACGCCAGGTCGCCACGAAAGCGGTTGATGATGAAGCCCTTTACACGAGCCTGCTCACTGGGAGACAGCAGTTCCAGGGTGCCCACCAAATGGGCGAAGACCCCACCGCGGTTGATGTCGGCGATCAGCAGCACCGGGCAGTCCACCGCCTCGGCAAAGCCCATGTTGGCAATATCGCCGGCCCGCAGGTTGATCTCCGCCGGCGAGCCGGCGCCTTCCACCATCACCACCTGATAAGCGCTTTTCAGGCGCTCATGGGAAGCCAGTACGGCCTGCATGGCGATGGCCTTGTAGTCGTGATAGGCCACGGCGTTCATACTGGTCACGGCGCGGCCGTGAATGATTACCTGAGAGCCGGTATCGCTGTTGGGCTTGAGCAGCACCGGGTTCATGTCGGTGTGGGGCGCCAGATTGGCCGCCTGGGCCTGGACGGCCTGGGCCCTGCCGATCTCGCCGCCATCGGCAGTCACCGCACTGTTGAGGGCCATGTTCTGGGGCTTGAACGGCACCACGCTGACACCCTGGCGCCGCAGCCAACGGCACAGGGCCGTCACCAGGGTGCTCTTGCCGGCATCCGAGGTGGTGCCTTGAACCATCAGAGTGCTCATGGATATTCCTTGCGATAGGCCTGCAGCGCCTGTTCCAGGCGATCCCAATCGGCCTCCTCGGCGGGCAGGCCGAAGCGCAGGCTGCTGTTATGAGTGAACAGCCGCAGGAGAATGCCGCGGCGCGCCATGAAGTGATAAAGCGATTCGGCCTCGGCACTGATCAGCCACTGAAACAGCGCGCAACCGCCCTGGGGCTTGAGACCATGGCGCTCGAGGACTTCAACCAGACGCTCGCTCGCCGCTTCGCTGCGCAACCTTTGCCGGGCGTGCCCCTGGGTATCGCGCAGGCAGGCCTGCCCCACCACCCGGGTCGGCCCGCTGACCGCCCAGGGTCCGACCTGCTCCGCCAGCAGTTTGAGCAGCCGGCGCTCGGCCAGGACAAAACCCAGACGTACTCCGGCCAGGCCAAAGAACTTGCCGAACGAACGCAACACAATCAGCCCCACCTGATGGGCGTGGCGAGCCAGGCTCAGGTGCGGGGTGTTGTCCATGAAGGCTTCGTCCACCACCAGCCAGCCGCCGCGCTGAGCCAGGCGCGCGTGCCAGTCCAGCAGGCGCTCCGGGGTCAGGCTCAGGCCGGTAGGGTTGTTCGGGTTGACCACCACCAGCACATCGAGGCTGTCGAGGAAGAAATCCACTTCCTGCTCCAGCACTTCGCGTACCCGGTAGCCGCTGCGGCGCCAGGCTTCGGCGTGCTCGGCATAACAGGGCGACAGCACACCGACCTTGCCCGCTCGACGCAAGCGCGGCAGCAACTGGATTGCTGCCTGGGAGCCGGCCACCGGCAGCACTTCACTGGCGCCATAGTATTCGCGGGCCGCCTGTTCCAGTCCGTCATCGGTTTCCGGCAGGCGCGCCCAGGCACGCAGCGCAATGGGCGGCAGGGGAAACGGCCAGGGCGCCAACCCGCTGGACAAGTCCAGCCAGGCATCTTCGGCAATCCCGTATTGCTCGGCCGCCTTGCGCAGTCGTCCGCCGTGCTCAAGCATAGAATTCAGCCCCCAGGCAAAGAATCAGCAGCCACAGCCAGACACCCCGCTGCACCAGCTGCCAGCCACGATCAATGGAACCGGCACTGGCCGGCTCGCCTTCACCCAGTTGCGGGCGCTGATGCAGCTCACCGTGATAAATCGCTGCGCCACCCAGCTCCACTCCCAGGGCGCCCGCCCCGGCCGCCATCACCGGGCCAGCATTCGGGCTGTCCCAGGTCGGGCCCTGGCGGTGCCAGCACTTGAGTGCCAGCCGGGTCTTGCCCAGCAAGGCGTAAGTCAGGGCCACCAGGCGCGCGGGAATGTAATTGAGCAGGTCGTCAATCTTCGCCGCAGCCCAGCCAAAACGTTCGAAGCGCTCGTTGCGGTAGCCCCACATCGCATCCAGGGTATTGCTCAGACGGTAGAGCACCACCCCGGGCGCGCCGGCCACGGCAAACCAGAACAGCGCGGCGAACACCGCATCGCTGCCGTTTTCCAGCACCGATTCGGTGGCCGCGCGGGCCACTTCGGTGGCGTCCAGCTCGCTGGTCTGGCGACTCACCAGAAACCCCACCCGGCGGCGCGCTTCTTCCAGATCGTCACTGCGCAACGCCTGGGCCACCGGCTCCACATGCTCGCCGAGGCTGCGCAGGCCCAAGGCGCAGTACAACGCCAGGATTTCCACCAGCCAGCCGACGTAGGGCAACCAGGACAGCGCTGTGGCCACCAGGGTCAGGGGCACCACCGCCAGCACCCAGGCGGTGACGCCATGGCTGCGCCAGCCACGGCCGGCGGAGTTGAAACGTTGCTCGATACGATCGGCCACACGGCCGAACGCCACCAGCGGATGCCAGCGCCTGGGTTCGCCCAGCAGCGCATCCAGCGCGACCCCGGCGACACTCAGCAAGGCCACACTCATTGACTCACTCCCCAGTAATTCTCATACAACAACTCACTCAGCGGCCGCGGTTGCGCCCAGCCTTCCAGTGCCAGCATCGGCGCCGGGTAGAATTCGGTGACCGGGCCCAGGCACAGCACGGCCACGGGCTTGGCACCTGCCGGCAGCCCCAGCAGATCGGCCAGGGCCTGAGGATCGAACAAAGACACCCACCCCATTCCAAGGCCTTCGCTGCGGGCTGCCAGCCACAGGTTCTGGATGGCGCAGGACAGGGACGCCAGGTCCATCTCCGGCAGGGTCCGACGGCCGAAGATGTGTCGTTCGCGGTCATCCATCAAGGCGGCCACCAGCACCTCGGCACAATCGTTGATGCCTTCGACCTTGAGCTTCATGAACTCGTCGGAACGCTCACCCAGGGCTTGGGCGGTGCGCACCCGCTCCGCCTCCACCAACTGCTGGATGTGCTTGCGCAACAGCCGGTCGCTGATGCGAATAAAACGCCAGGGCTGCATCAAGCCGACACTGGGCGCCTGATGCGCTGCTTCCAGCAAGCGCCGCAGCACTGCCGGCTCGACACTGCCACCCGCGAAATGACGCATGTCGCGGCGCTCGGCGATGGCCCGGTAGACCCCCTCGCGCTGCGCCTCAGAGAACCCCTGCTCACTCACCCGCCACGCCCTCGGCTAAAACCGGCTGAACAGGCGCGCCCGGCGCAAACAACGCCGCCACCGCCGCCGGATTGGACGGGAAATAGAAGTGCACGTAAGAGGCCGTCATCCGCCCCTGGCGATACACCGCTTCCGCGCCGCGCCCGCCGTTGGGGCTGAGCCCACGAGCGATGGGCAGCAGCTCGGTGCTGGTCAGGGAATGGTGATAGGTGTGGCCGCGCAGACTGCCTTCGGGCAAATCCACCGCCTGCAAGGCCAGTGCCGCCAGGCGCTTCTGCATTACCGCATCTCCGGGCAGCAGGCCCAGGAGCTCGGCACGCTGGCCTTCGACATCGGTCAGGGAGTCCAGCAGGTAGAGCATGCCGCCGCACTCGGCGAGCAGCGGCTTGCCGGCCGCGTGATGGGCACGAATGGCCTGCAGCATGCTGCTGTTGCGGGCCAGGGCCTGATGGTGCAATTCGGGATAGCCGCCGGGCAGGTACAGGCTGTCCGCGTCGGGCAGCTGGGTATCGTGGATCGGCGAGAAGAAGCTCAACTGCGCCCCCATGGCTCGCAACAGATCGAGGCTGGCGCCATAGGTGAAGGCAAACGCCTCGTCCCGCGCCACGGCAATCCGCACGCCCTTGAGCAGTGGCGCGCAAGCCACCGGCGTGGGTGCAGCAAAACTCACCGCTGGCGGCAGTTCCACCTGGCAACTGCTGGCCAGGGCCTCGGCGGCGGCATCCAGGCGCAGGTCCAGATCATTCAGCTCGCTGGCCTGCACCAGCCCCAGATGGCGGCTGGGCAGCTCGATATCGGTTTCCCGGGACAAGGCGCCATACCAGCGCAAGCCTTCCGTCAGGCTGCCTTCCAGCAACTGCGCATGGCGCAGGGTACCAACCCGGTTGGCCAGCACCCCGGCAAACGGCAGGTCCGGCTGGTAGCGCGCCAGGCCCAGAGCCAGGGCGCCGAAGGTCTGGGCCATGGCGGTGCCATCGATCACCCCCAGCACCGGCACGCCGAAATGCCGCGCCAGATCGGCGCTGGAAGGGGTGCCATCGAACAGGCCCATGACCCCCTCGATCAGAATCAGGTCGGCCTCTCCCGCCGCCTCCCAGAGCAGACGGCGGCTTTCCTGCTCGCCCACCATCCACATGTCCAACTGGTACACCGCGGCACCACTGGCGCGCTCAAGAATCATCGGGTCGAGGAAATCCGGGCCGCACTTGAAGACCCGGACCTTGCGCCCCCGGTTGCGGTGCAAGCGGGCAAGGGCCGCGGTCACCGTGGTCTTGCCCTGGCCGGAAGCCGGTGCGGCGATCAACACTGCCGGGCAATGACGAACATCAGTCATGAATTCACGCTCACAGCTCGACACCTTTCTGCGCCTTGATCCCGGCCTGGAAGGCGTGCTTGACCATGCCCATCTCGGTCACGGTATCGGCCAGCTCGATCATCTCCGGCTTGGCGCCGCGACCGGTCACTACCACATGCTGCATGGGCGGACGTGCCTGCAGGTCACTGAGCACCTGATCCAGGTCCAGGTAGCCGTGCTTGAGGGCAATGTTCAGCTCGTCGAGCACCACCAGGCCAATATCCGGGTTGCTCAGCAACTCCCTGGAAACCGCCCAGGCGGCTTCAGCAGCAGCAATATCGCGCTGGCGATCCTGGGTTTCCCAGGTAAAGCCTTCCCCCATCACGTGAAAGCGCACCTGCTCGGGGAAACGCCGGAAGAACAGTTCTTCGCCGGTGCTGTTACGCCCCTTGATGAACTGCACCACGCCACACTGCATGCCGTGGCCCATGGACCGCGCCAGCATGCCGAAGGCCGAGCTGCTCTTGCCCTTGCCGTTGCCGGTCAATACCAGCAGCAGGCCGCATTCGTTGGGCGAGTTGGCAATGCGTTCATCGATCACGGCTTTTTTGCGCAACATGCGCGCCAGATGGCGCTCGTCACGATCGGGGGATTCACTCATGGGGCAGCTCTCCGTTGGGGCTGGGGAACGGGGGGCAGGGAAAAGGAACAGACGGCGCTAGCCTGGCATCGCCCACCGTGATGCCGTTGGATGGATCAGGCCGGTCTCCGGGCTCATGAGCGGCATGGCTGCCGGACTGCGCGCCTTCCCGTGTCATTGACACAGTGGCGTCAGGCGCAGTCTTGACTCATCTACCGTTGCGGGGGCAGCGCCGGAATCGTCGTCGGCTCCATCACTGGAACAGACCCTGACCGGCTTCCCTGTTTCACTCTGTCGGCCACCGGCCACAGAGCACCTGAAACAAGTCGCGAAGGTTAGAGGGTTGGGGGTGGAGCGTCAATTAAAGCCGGCCGTCGCCCCCGGCACAAAACTGCACTGCATCAATAAACTGACGCCAATCTTGTGCCACACTCAGAGCAATGATATCAAATAGCCACTTTTCAGCGCCCCAGGCGCCAACCACACAACAATAAGGGGTGAGTTCGATGCAAGGCATGATCATCAGCAATCCGAAGCTGGAATTCCTGCGCCCGATGCTGGAACGCTGGTTCGATTGCATCGATCGTTACAACGCGGTTCGCGGCGATAACGAAACGCCCTACTGGTTCGACGAGCAGGCCAATCTCGGGCTGCTCAGCGCGTCGGCCTGGATGGCCGAGATGGTCAGCCTGGAACACAGCCCCAGCAGGAAACAGCAGGAAGAAGGTGCGCGCAACGCCCGCACCGACCTGTACCTGGCCACCAAGGAAGAGCGCGCCTACATCCACGCCACCCAGCGCTGGCCAAGGGTCAACAGCCTGAACCTGACCCAGGCACTGCTGGACGTTGCCCAGGACGCAAGAAAGATCAGCTACGCCAGCGACCTGAGACTGGGTTGCCTGTTCGTTGCCCCACAAAAATCCCAGCACAGCGCTACCCCGGAAGAACTCCAGGACATGCTCGACGAACTGCAGAAGGAGCACTGCTGCGCCGTGGCCTGGTACTTCCCCTATGCCTATCGCAAGCTGCACAACGAGGCCGGCCACTACCACCCGGGCGTCGCCGTGCTCTTCAAGGAGGCCCGCTGATCGGGCGGAACCATCGACTGGCTATGCTTCTCTATGACTACGACGTCCGTGCACTCATAGGGAAATTCGCATGCTCAAGCTTCAGCACAGCCTACTGATCGCCATCGCCGCCGGCCTCGCCGCCTGCGGCGAAACTTCCAGCCTGCAGGTATCCGACGGCACCGGCCCCAACCCCAAGCTGCCAGAACCTAACCCGACGCTGATCCCCACGGTCAACATCGCCCCCGCCATCGGCTGGCCGCAAGGTGCAAAACCCCAGGCCGCGGCCGGCACCCAGGTCAAGGCTTTCGCCGAGAACCTCGACCATCCACGCTGGCTCTACGTCCTGCCCAATGGCGATGTGCTGGTGGCGGAAACCAACGCCCCGCCCAAACCGGATGACAGCCAGGGCATTCGCGGCTGGATCGCCGGCAAGATCATGGGCCGTGCCGGGGCGGCCGTGCCCAGCGCCAACCGCATCACCCTGCTAAGGGACCAGGATCACGATGGTGTGGCGGAGACCCGCACAGTGTTTCTGGAGAACCTCAATTCGCCCTTTGGCATGACCCTGGTGGGCAATGACCTGTATGTGGCCGATACCGACAAGCTACTGCGCTTTCCCTATCAGAGCGGCGACACCCAGATCAGCGCAGCCGCCACCAAGGTGGTCGACCTGCCCGGCGGCACCCTCAACCATCACTGGACCAAGAACGTTATCGCCAGCAAGGACGGCAGCAAGCTCTACGTCACCGTGGGCTCCAACAGCAACGTCGGCGAAAACGGCCTGGACAAGGAGCAAGGCCGAGCGGCGATCTGGGAGGTGGACCGTGAAAGCGGCCAGCACCGCCTGTTCGCCACCGGCCTGCGCAACCCCAATGGCCTGGCCTGGGAGCCGGCCAGCGGCGCACTCTGGACCGCAGTCAACGAGCGGGACGAAATCGGCAGCGACCTGGTGCCGGACTACATCACCTCGGTCAAGGATGGCGCGTTCTATGGCTGGCCCTTCAGCTACTACGGGCAACATGTGGATGTACGGGTCGAGCCGCAGAACCTCGACCTGGTGGCCAAGGCCATCGCCCCGGACTACGCGGTAGGCCCGCACACCGCGTCGCTGGGGCTGACCTTCGCCGACGGCAGCAAGCTCCCCGCCCCCTTCACCGAAGGCGCCTTCATCGGCCAGCACGGTTCCTGGAACCGCAAACCCCATAGCGGCTACAAGGTGATTTTCGTGCCATTCAGCGCCGGCAAGCCCAATGGAGCGCCGATCGATGTGCTTAGCGGCTTTCTCAATGCCGACGAGAAGGCCATGGGACGCCCGGTCGGAGTGGTGATCGACCAGCAAGGCGGGTTATTGGTGGCCGACGATGTCGGCAACAAGATCTGGCGAGTCTCCGCCGCCAAAGCCCCCTAGGCTCAACGCTTGCGGCACAGCGTCAGACCATCTCCCAGCGGCAGCAGCGACAGATCGATACGCGAGTCATCCTTCAAGGCGCGATTGAGCGCCTGGATGGCTCGAGTATCCTCGCTCAGGGAATCGGTCTCCAGCACGCGCCCGCTCCACAGGGTGTTATCGAACACCAGCAGCCCGCCAACGCGCAGCAGGCCCAGCGCGACCTCCAGGTAGGCCGGGTAGTTGGCCTTGTCGGCATCGATGAAGATCAGGTCGAAACAGCCAAGCTGCCCCGCTCGCTCCAGGCTGGCCAGGGTATCCAGGGCCGGGGCCAGGCGCAGTTCGATGCGCTGGCCCACCCCCGCCTCCTGCCAGTAGCGCAGGGCCGTAGCGTTGTAGTCGCCGGGAATGTCGCAGCAGATCAGAGAACCGTCTTCAGGCAGCGCCTGGGCCATGCACAGGGCGCTGTAGCCGGTGAAGGTGCCGACCTCCAGCACGCGACGGGCGCCGGTCAACTTCACCAGCAACGCGAGGAACTGGCCCTGCTCGGGCGCCACCTGCCAACGGGCGGTGGGCATTGCCTGGGTTTCATCCCGCAGACGACGCAGCAGGGGCGTTTCACGCAGGGAAACGTCCAGCAGGTAATGGTAGAGGGCATCGTCGAGGTTCAGCGTCCGAGCGGTCACAGGCACCTCGACCAGAGAAGATTAGGGATTGCGCGCCAGGTGTTCTGGCTGCAGGACGCGCTTCGCGCTCAGGTAGGCCTTCTGCCAATAGGCCTTGGACAGGCTGTCGAGCTTCACCGTGCCGCCAGTGGCCGGCGCATGCACGAAGCGCCCTTCCCCCACGTAGATGCCCGCATGGCTGACCTGGGAGCCGCCATTGGTGGCGAAGAAGATCAGATCGCCGGTCTGCAGCGCGTTCTTGCCCACGTCCGGCGCCTGCATGCCGATCATTTCCCGGGTTGAACGCGGCAGGGAAATACCCGCCGCATCGCGGTAGACGTAACCGATCAGGCCACTGCAGTCGAAACCGGAATCCGGGGTGTTGCCGCCCCAGCGATAAGGCGTGCCCACCAGCCCAAGGGCGCGGAACAGCACGTCTTCGGCAACCGGAGAGAAGGTTTGGGAGGAGGTGAACACCGGAGCACGCACCACAGGCGCAGGCGGCGGGGTACGGCTGGCACAGGCGCTGAGCAGCGCTGCGAGGGCAATAAGAGCAAAACGGGCTGAGGTCGACATAAGCTGGACAATCCTGATCGGGATGCGGCTTTCTCTGCCGTGGCACTGAAAACAAAACCGCGTAAGCAAGGCTTACGCGGTTAGTTTCAACAATAGATCAGGATTCTAGCGCCTACACGCCAAACTTCAAGTAAGACTTTAACTTCGCCCTACAAATAGTCCGCTTATTTGCGTGCAGTGACCACGGTTGGAGCCATGGCAAGTGCGCGCTTGGCTTCGATGAAGGTCTTGCTCCAGTAGCTATCGCCCAGGCTGTCGACCCGCACACCGCCACTGCGACGGCTGCTGGAGTGGATGAACTGGTCATCGCCCAGGTAGATACCTGCGTGGCTGACGCGCCCACGGCCGTTGGTGCTGAAGAACAGCAGATCACCCGGTTTGAGATTGTTGCGCGCTACCAGAGGCGCTTTCACGTTGATCATTTCGCGAGTGGAACGCGGCAGGTTCATGCCCGCCTCTTCACGAAACAGATAACCGATGAAACCGCTGCAATCGAAGCCGGCTTCCGAGGTACCGCCGAAACGGTAACGGGTACCGATCAGGGACATGCCGCGCTCGAGGATGCTGTCAGCCAGAACTGGCAACTGGTAAGGCTTGCTGTCAGAGAACTCTGCCAGTTCCTTTTCAGTTGCCAGCTCTTCCTGATAAACAGCGGAAGACTGGTTTTTGACGGAGACTTGAGCCTGCTGGACAGGTTGCTGCTGGGACACCGGAGTGTGGGAGGCGCAACCAAACAACAGGGTGACGAGTGCGAGAGGCACGAGGGGTGCGAAGCGATTTAGCATGGGCACGACCGTGGCTTGAAATAAAAGAAGACGCGACTATGCCTTCTATCGCCCTCATTTGCAAATTCAATCGATCAGAATGTGACTTATGAGTTTCTTCCGTACATCTAAGGCTTTAAGCCCATTTTAAGTCCGCCCACCTCTGGAAACCCTTCCAAAGGTGCGTTTTCTGGCGCCTGGAATATGCCGAAGGTCGCTCCAGAAAGCCCTGGACGCCTTGTCTTTACCAGCCCAGGGTCTCTTTCAGAAAAGGGATGGTCAGCTTGCGCTGGGCCTGCAACGAAGCCTGGTCGAGGCGTTCGAGAAGCTCGAACAGGGCACTCATGCTGCGGGTACCGCGGGTCAGGATGAAATGCCCGACCTCGTCGGTCAGATGCAACCCCCGGCGGGATGCCCTTAGCTGCAAGGCACGCAATTTGTCTTCGTCGGAGAGCGGGCGCATCTGAAAGATCAGCGCCAGGGTCAGGCGGGACTTCAAATCCGCCAGCTTCACCGGCAACTCGCGAGGCGAGGTCGAGGCCGCGATCAACAGGCGCCGACCACTGTCGCGCAAGCGGTTGAACAGATGAAACAGCGCTTCTTCCCAATCCGCCTTGCCAGCCACTGCCTGCAGGTCATCCAGGCAAACCAGCTCGTACTGTTCCAGGTTGTCGAGAATCTCGATACCGCGATCCAGAAGCTCCGCCAGCGGCAGATACACCGCCGGCTCCCCCAACTGCTCGAAACGCAGGCACGCGGCCTGCAGCAAGTGCGTGCGGCCCACGCCATCCTTGCCCCAGAGGTAGATCAGGCTTTCGGTCCAACCGGCGTCGGCTTCGCAGAGGCGCTCGACGTAGCCGAGTGCTGCGGCATTGGCGCCTGGGTAGTAGTTGATGAAGGTGGCGTCATCACGCAGACGCACACCTAGGGGCAGCTGAATCGGTTTCATGCTGACTGAACAGTTCCAAACGAACCGTTAGTGGCCTCTGTGTAAAGTTTGCAAAGTTTATACCCGTGACGCCGAGCGCACAATGCAGCAGACCACAAGCAAAATCAAAGGTTTGCGACAGCCAAACGCAATCGAAGGGCGTTCCTTGACAGCTACCGTGACAGCCGGCCGAGCGCCGCCAACCGTCACGAAGGCCCGCGCGCCCCTTTACAACTCGGGGTCTTCAGCACCGCTGTAGAGATCCGAATCCTTGTACAGATCATGCACATGGCGCACCAGCACCATGATCACCGCTGCCACCGGCAGCGCCAGCAGCACCCCGGTAAAACCGAACAGTTCGCCGCCGGCAAGAATGGCAAAGATCACCGCCACCGGGTGCAGGCCGATGCGATCGCCCACCAGCAACGGCGTCAGCACCATGCCCTCAAGGGCTTGCCCCACCATGAATACCGCGACAATGCCGATCATCGGATACAGGTCGCCACCGAACTGGAACAGCCCGGCAATCAGAGCCGCGCCAATGCCGATGACAAAGCCCATATACGGCACGATTGCCGCCAGACCGGCAATCAGACCGATCAACAGCCCCAGCTCCAGCCCCACCAGCATCAGGCCCGCGGCGTAGATCACCCCGAGAGCCAGCATCACCAGCAATTGCCCGCGAACAAAAGCCCCCAGCACTTCATGGCACTCCCCGGCCAGAGACACCACCTGCTCTTCGCGGCTGCGTGGCAACAGGCTGCGGATCTTGGCCATCATCAAGTCCCAGTCCCGCAGCAGATAGAAGCTGACCACCGGGATCAGCACCAGATTGGCCAGCCAGCCAATCAGCGCCAGGCCCGAAGCCGTTGCCTGGCTCAGCACCACGCCGACGATATCGGTGGTCTGGCCCATGTGCTCGCTGATGGCCGCCTTGACCTTGTCGAACTTCCAGAAGCCGTCCGCCAGACCGAGCTTGGACTGCACCCAGGGCATGGCGCTGTGCTGGACCCAATCGAGCATCTGCGGCGCCAGTTCATAGAGCCGCACCAACTGCTTGGCCAGCATGGGCACCAGCACCAGCAGCAGGGTCATGACGATCAGGGTGAACAGGGCGAATACCGCCACCACGCCCCAGGTCCGCGACAACCCCCATTGCTCCAGCCGGTCCACCAGCGGATCGAACAGGTAGGCCAG
The DNA window shown above is from Pseudomonas protegens CHA0 and carries:
- the cobU gene encoding bifunctional adenosylcobinamide kinase/adenosylcobinamide-phosphate guanylyltransferase → MLQLILGGARSGKSRLAEKLAGDSALAVTYIATSQPLDGEMNQRIAHHRDRRPAHWGLIEEPLELARVLQESAGEGRCLLVDCLTLWLTNLLMLEDPERLAAEREALLHCVASLPGEIIFVSNETGMGVVPLGELTRRYVDEAGWLHQALAERCQRVVLTVAGLPLTLKGTAL
- a CDS encoding cobyric acid synthase, translating into MSTLMVQGTTSDAGKSTLVTALCRWLRRQGVSVVPFKPQNMALNSAVTADGGEIGRAQAVQAQAANLAPHTDMNPVLLKPNSDTGSQVIIHGRAVTSMNAVAYHDYKAIAMQAVLASHERLKSAYQVVMVEGAGSPAEINLRAGDIANMGFAEAVDCPVLLIADINRGGVFAHLVGTLELLSPSEQARVKGFIINRFRGDLALLQPGLDWLQARTGKPVIGVLPYVLDLHLEAEDGIDQRQVGKVEQLLKVVVPVLPRISNHTDFDPLRLHPQVDLQFIGPGQAIPAADLIILPGSKSVRGDLAYLRSNGWDRAIARHLRYGGKVLGICGGLQMLGEQVHDPLGLEGAAGSSPGLGLLAFETVLEEEKQLRNVSGRLSLENAAVSGYEIHAGVTRGPALELAAVQLDDGRSDGACSADGQILGTYLHGLFETPAACSALLRWAGLEAVQEVDYHALRERDIERLADLVEHHLDTAALRRLCGL
- the cobD gene encoding threonine-phosphate decarboxylase CobD, giving the protein MLEHGGRLRKAAEQYGIAEDAWLDLSSGLAPWPFPLPPIALRAWARLPETDDGLEQAAREYYGASEVLPVAGSQAAIQLLPRLRRAGKVGVLSPCYAEHAEAWRRSGYRVREVLEQEVDFFLDSLDVLVVVNPNNPTGLSLTPERLLDWHARLAQRGGWLVVDEAFMDNTPHLSLARHAHQVGLIVLRSFGKFFGLAGVRLGFVLAERRLLKLLAEQVGPWAVSGPTRVVGQACLRDTQGHARQRLRSEAASERLVEVLERHGLKPQGGCALFQWLISAEAESLYHFMARRGILLRLFTHNSSLRFGLPAEEADWDRLEQALQAYRKEYP
- the cbiB gene encoding adenosylcobinamide-phosphate synthase CbiB — its product is MSVALLSVAGVALDALLGEPRRWHPLVAFGRVADRIEQRFNSAGRGWRSHGVTAWVLAVVPLTLVATALSWLPYVGWLVEILALYCALGLRSLGEHVEPVAQALRSDDLEEARRRVGFLVSRQTSELDATEVARAATESVLENGSDAVFAALFWFAVAGAPGVVLYRLSNTLDAMWGYRNERFERFGWAAAKIDDLLNYIPARLVALTYALLGKTRLALKCWHRQGPTWDSPNAGPVMAAGAGALGVELGGAAIYHGELHQRPQLGEGEPASAGSIDRGWQLVQRGVWLWLLILCLGAEFYA
- the bluB gene encoding 5,6-dimethylbenzimidazole synthase; the encoded protein is MSEQGFSEAQREGVYRAIAERRDMRHFAGGSVEPAVLRRLLEAAHQAPSVGLMQPWRFIRISDRLLRKHIQQLVEAERVRTAQALGERSDEFMKLKVEGINDCAEVLVAALMDDRERHIFGRRTLPEMDLASLSCAIQNLWLAARSEGLGMGWVSLFDPQALADLLGLPAGAKPVAVLCLGPVTEFYPAPMLALEGWAQPRPLSELLYENYWGVSQ
- a CDS encoding cobyrinate a,c-diamide synthase, with protein sequence MTDVRHCPAVLIAAPASGQGKTTVTAALARLHRNRGRKVRVFKCGPDFLDPMILERASGAAVYQLDMWMVGEQESRRLLWEAAGEADLILIEGVMGLFDGTPSSADLARHFGVPVLGVIDGTAMAQTFGALALGLARYQPDLPFAGVLANRVGTLRHAQLLEGSLTEGLRWYGALSRETDIELPSRHLGLVQASELNDLDLRLDAAAEALASSCQVELPPAVSFAAPTPVACAPLLKGVRIAVARDEAFAFTYGASLDLLRAMGAQLSFFSPIHDTQLPDADSLYLPGGYPELHHQALARNSSMLQAIRAHHAAGKPLLAECGGMLYLLDSLTDVEGQRAELLGLLPGDAVMQKRLAALALQAVDLPEGSLRGHTYHHSLTSTELLPIARGLSPNGGRGAEAVYRQGRMTASYVHFYFPSNPAAVAALFAPGAPVQPVLAEGVAGE
- the cobO gene encoding cob(I)yrinic acid a,c-diamide adenosyltransferase, whose amino-acid sequence is MSESPDRDERHLARMLRKKAVIDERIANSPNECGLLLVLTGNGKGKSSSAFGMLARSMGHGMQCGVVQFIKGRNSTGEELFFRRFPEQVRFHVMGEGFTWETQDRQRDIAAAEAAWAVSRELLSNPDIGLVVLDELNIALKHGYLDLDQVLSDLQARPPMQHVVVTGRGAKPEMIELADTVTEMGMVKHAFQAGIKAQKGVEL